The following DNA comes from Methanobacterium sp..
TGACACAACTTCTTAAACTGCTTGAAAATACAGATACCATAGAATTAAATGAGTTCAGGATGGACTTTGAAGAACTTGAACTCAATATAATGCCTGCAATCCAGCAAGTTGTTCAAACTGCTCAAAAGCAAGCTCAACAGGCTGAGATTGTTAGAGAAGCCATACTGGCAGGGGAATTCAAACCACCGATTCATGACTACCCTGGTGAGGTAGCAGAAGTTCAGCTTGGTGCTGGAACAAGAAAGCCAGTATTTTTAGGAGGACAAAAAGCTCTATACAGGTTTGAAGAGCCGCAACCAAATCCCCCCGTTGTAACCTTCGATGTTTTCGATATTCCAATGCCAGGACTACCAAGGCCAATTCGAGAACACTTTGAAGATGTAATGGAACATCCCGGGGATTGGGCTAAAAAGGCTGTGAAAGACTTCGGTGCTAACATGGTAACAATCCACCTTATTGGAACTGGCCCAAAGGTCATGGATAAAACTCCTCAACAGGCCGCAGCAGATATAGAAGAAGTTCTACAGGCTGTAGATGTACCATTAGTAATAGGAGGTTCAGGAGACCCTCAAAAAGACCCCGTAGTACTCGAAGCAGCCGCAGCTGCTGCAGAAGATGAAAGATGTCTTCTTGCATCAGCAAACCTTGACCTTGACTACAGAAAAGTAGCAAAAGCTGCAGTAGACTATAATCATGCCGTTCTTTCATGGGCAATTACCGATATAAACATGCAGAAAACTCTTAACAAGTACCTTATGAAGGAAGGATTAACTCAAAATGACATAGTAATGGATCCTACAACCTGTGCACTTGGTTACGGAATTGAATTTTCAATTGACGTTATAACCAGAACAAGACTTGCTGCACTTAAGGGAGATTCAGATTTACAGATGCCGATGTCTTCAGGAACAACCAATGCATGGGGTTCTCGTGAAGCATGGATGAAAAAAGATGAATGGGGACCTACAGATTACAGAGGTCCAATCTGGGAAATTGTAACCGGATTAACAATGATGCTCTGTGGTGTTGATATTTTCATGATGCTGCATCCACAGTCAGTAAAAATGCTAAGAGAAATTGGAGAGACATTTACAAAAGAATATATGACCACAGAAGTTCCTGATATCTCAAACTGGGTCACACAACTTGAATAATAGGAGGTTAAAAAATGGCCGTTACTGCAATGGATGTTTACAGATTACTTCCAAAAACAAACTGTGCAAAATGTGGAGAGGCATCATGTATGGCCTTTGCCACCAAACTCTCAGAAAAGGAAACAGATCTTGAATTATGTACACAGCTTGCAGCAGATGAAATGGATAAGCTTGTAGATTTACTTGCCCCTGCTGTAAAGGAAATAACAATTGGTAAAGGTGATAAAGCCATACTTGTAGGTGGAGATGAAGTTCTTTACCGGTATGAATTAACTTATTACAATCAAACACCTCTTGTAATTGATATAAGTGATGATATGGATGATGCTGCTTTTGAAGAGAGGGTTAAAAAGATTGAAGATACTCAATTTGAAAGAACAGGAGAACTGCTAACACTTGATGCCATAGCACTTAGAAACAAATCTGGAGATGCTTCAAAATTCAAAGAAGCAGCTGCAAAACTTAAAAATTCCAGTTTAGCTCTTGTATTATGTTCTTTTGATGCTGATGCCATGAAGGCAGCTTTAGAAGTTGTAGGGGATGAACGCCCTTTAATTTATGGTGCAACTGAAAATAACATAGAACAGATGGCATCATTAGCACTTGAATACGACTGTCCAATTGCACTCTTTGTTCCAAACGACCTTGAAAAAATGAAAGAACTTTCAAGGACATTAAGGACTAAAGGAGTTAACGACATTATTCTTGATCCAGGTACATATGTAGATGCTGGAATTGGAGATACTTTAGATGATTTTATCATGATAAGAAGACTTGCTGTGGAAGAAAGGGATGAAGATTTCAGATTCCCAATCTTAGGAGTTCCAGCACTCACATGGCTCAACAGTGAAGAAGATGAAATTAATACAGCGATTAAAGAGGCCACAATAGCAGCAACACTAATAAATAAGTATGCTGATATGATGATTATCCACGGAACCGAAATATGGGAACTAATTCCTGTCTTAACACTTAGACAAAGCTTATACACTGATCCAAGGAAACCTCAAGCAGTAGATGCAGGAGTATACGAGTTTGGTGAAGTGAATGAAGATTCACCAGTTGCTCTAACCACAAACTTTGCTCTTACATACTATACTGTTGAAGGAGATTTAAAATCCGGAAAAGCAAATTGCTACCTTCTTGTGCTTGATACAGAAGGAAGAGCCGTGGATGTATCAGTTGCAGGTAGTCAGTTTAATGGAAAAGCTGTAGCAGACTTAATAAAAGAGACCGGTATTGAAGATAAAGTAAAAACCAGAAAAATGGTAATTCCAGGTCTCGGAGCTCCTGTAAGTGGTGAAATTGAAGATGATAGTGGATGGGAAGTTGTCGTAGGGCCCAGAGATTCATCAGCACTTGCAGATTTCCTTAAAGAAAAAGTATAACTCTAAAACTATAAGAAGGGATAAACTATGAAAACATTGATGGTAATAGACCCGAGAATGTGTTCAGAATGCAAAGACTGCATCAGCGCATGTGAAAAAGAACATGGAACTGCAAGGGCAAAAAAAAGCAGTTCTATTCCAATTTTTTGCCTGCAATGCCACCCAGATAAAGCTCCATGTGCCCGAATATGCCCAACAGGAGCAATACAGGAGGAGAACGGCTCACTTAAGGTTAATGAAGATGCATGTATTCTCTGCAGACTCTGTCTGATTGCATGCCCCATAGGAATAATAGCAATTGACGAAGACAAAAAATCAGCGCAGAAATGCACCCTGTGCATGGAAACCGATGGAATTCTACCTGCATGTGTTGAAGCATGTAAAGACAACGTTTTAAAAGTATTCTCAATTAAAGAACTTGAAGAACTGAAAAAAGACATTTCATTTGCTGAAATTTTAAGCGAAACACTGAAAGCATCCCAGGGTAAGTTCTAATTAGATATTTATGTTGAAATAACTGGAAAAAAAAATTTTTGATCAACCTTTTTCTAAAAGGTTGACTCTTAA
Coding sequences within:
- the acsC gene encoding acetyl-CoA decarbonylase/synthase complex subunit gamma, whose product is MAVTAMDVYRLLPKTNCAKCGEASCMAFATKLSEKETDLELCTQLAADEMDKLVDLLAPAVKEITIGKGDKAILVGGDEVLYRYELTYYNQTPLVIDISDDMDDAAFEERVKKIEDTQFERTGELLTLDAIALRNKSGDASKFKEAAAKLKNSSLALVLCSFDADAMKAALEVVGDERPLIYGATENNIEQMASLALEYDCPIALFVPNDLEKMKELSRTLRTKGVNDIILDPGTYVDAGIGDTLDDFIMIRRLAVEERDEDFRFPILGVPALTWLNSEEDEINTAIKEATIAATLINKYADMMIIHGTEIWELIPVLTLRQSLYTDPRKPQAVDAGVYEFGEVNEDSPVALTTNFALTYYTVEGDLKSGKANCYLLVLDTEGRAVDVSVAGSQFNGKAVADLIKETGIEDKVKTRKMVIPGLGAPVSGEIEDDSGWEVVVGPRDSSALADFLKEKV
- a CDS encoding 4Fe-4S dicluster domain-containing protein; amino-acid sequence: MKTLMVIDPRMCSECKDCISACEKEHGTARAKKSSSIPIFCLQCHPDKAPCARICPTGAIQEENGSLKVNEDACILCRLCLIACPIGIIAIDEDKKSAQKCTLCMETDGILPACVEACKDNVLKVFSIKELEELKKDISFAEILSETLKASQGKF
- the cdhD gene encoding CO dehydrogenase/acetyl-CoA synthase subunit delta, which translates into the protein MDKMTQLLKLLENTDTIELNEFRMDFEELELNIMPAIQQVVQTAQKQAQQAEIVREAILAGEFKPPIHDYPGEVAEVQLGAGTRKPVFLGGQKALYRFEEPQPNPPVVTFDVFDIPMPGLPRPIREHFEDVMEHPGDWAKKAVKDFGANMVTIHLIGTGPKVMDKTPQQAAADIEEVLQAVDVPLVIGGSGDPQKDPVVLEAAAAAAEDERCLLASANLDLDYRKVAKAAVDYNHAVLSWAITDINMQKTLNKYLMKEGLTQNDIVMDPTTCALGYGIEFSIDVITRTRLAALKGDSDLQMPMSSGTTNAWGSREAWMKKDEWGPTDYRGPIWEIVTGLTMMLCGVDIFMMLHPQSVKMLREIGETFTKEYMTTEVPDISNWVTQLE